A DNA window from Bradyrhizobium sp. CCBAU 53421 contains the following coding sequences:
- a CDS encoding carbohydrate ABC transporter permease, producing MDTMTTILQPDHATIPGVSTPAKSRAARRVHGLSDRAIAWLFVAPTIALLLAINIFPLIWMIRLSFTNLNLSMSYLPLRFVGLDNFRDILADEDVWFRLQTTAQFVISSVTLQVVVGFGLALLINRQFRGHSFWTTIILLPMMLSPAVVGNFWTLLLQPQIGPFNHLISLFTGVPPSSFSMTGQVSLAPWTIVLVDTWMWAPYVMLICLAGLRSIPDYIYEAAEVDRASAWRQFWSITLPMTVPFLMLAVLFRAIENFKMFDMVNLLTSGGPGSTTELVSISLKRAAFEKWRTGYSSALAIILFVTVFGAANIYVKTLNKVKQR from the coding sequence ATGGACACGATGACGACGATCCTGCAACCCGATCATGCTACGATCCCAGGCGTGAGCACGCCTGCCAAATCCCGCGCCGCCCGGCGCGTCCACGGCCTGTCGGACCGCGCCATCGCCTGGCTGTTCGTCGCGCCGACGATCGCGCTGCTGCTTGCGATCAACATCTTTCCGCTGATCTGGATGATCCGGCTGTCGTTCACCAACCTCAACCTCAGCATGTCCTATCTGCCGCTGCGGTTCGTCGGCCTCGACAATTTCAGGGACATCCTCGCCGACGAGGACGTCTGGTTCCGGCTGCAGACCACGGCGCAGTTCGTGATCTCGTCGGTGACGTTGCAGGTGGTCGTCGGCTTCGGCCTGGCGCTCCTGATCAACCGCCAGTTTCGCGGCCACAGCTTCTGGACCACGATCATCCTGCTGCCGATGATGCTGTCGCCGGCGGTGGTCGGCAATTTCTGGACGCTGCTGCTGCAGCCGCAGATCGGCCCGTTCAACCACCTGATCAGCCTGTTCACCGGCGTGCCGCCGAGCTCGTTCAGCATGACCGGGCAGGTGTCGCTGGCGCCGTGGACCATCGTGCTGGTCGATACCTGGATGTGGGCGCCCTACGTCATGCTGATCTGCCTCGCCGGGCTGCGCTCGATCCCCGATTACATCTATGAGGCCGCGGAAGTCGATCGCGCGTCGGCGTGGCGGCAGTTCTGGTCGATCACGCTGCCGATGACGGTGCCGTTCCTGATGCTCGCGGTGCTGTTCCGCGCGATCGAGAACTTCAAGATGTTCGACATGGTCAACCTCTTGACCTCGGGCGGGCCGGGCTCGACCACCGAGCTGGTGTCGATCTCGCTGAAGCGCGCGGCGTTCGAGAAGTGGCGCACCGGCTATTCCTCGGCGCTCGCCATCATCCTGTTCGTGACCGTGTTCGGCGCCGCCAACATCTACGTCAAGACGCTCAACAAGGTGAAGCAACGATGA